One Niallia circulans DNA segment encodes these proteins:
- a CDS encoding HPr family phosphocarrier protein has product MIKKTFKLHANTGFARQASYLSNASSMFNAKLLITYQGNSVYIRKSPDSIMDILSLYILPGAYFSICADGIDEKIALETIEDILFD; this is encoded by the coding sequence ATGATAAAAAAAACATTTAAGTTACATGCTAATACTGGTTTTGCTCGTCAAGCAAGTTATTTATCAAATGCCTCCTCTATGTTCAACGCTAAGCTATTAATTACATATCAAGGAAATTCTGTTTATATAAGAAAGTCTCCTGATTCTATCATGGATATTTTGTCTTTATATATTCTACCTGGTGCATATTTTAGTATTTGCGCAGATGGAATTGATGAAAAGATTGCTCTTGAGACAATAGAAGATATACTTTTTGATTAA
- a CDS encoding transketolase family protein — translation MITASKNYELESVEMRQVYANTLMEMAKANPQVIGLEADLMSAISTNKIIKEIPNQIINTGIMEANMMGVAAGLSLTGRIPFVHTFGQFATRRAFDQLFISGAYAKTNIKILGSDSGVTAEHNGGTHMAFEDIGLVRLIPNCHVYEVSDSTMLRYLLQKVEKEHGIHYIRTIRKNAVKLYPENEVFEAGKGKLLREGEDVTIIASGIMVAESLKAADILQQEGIKAAVIDMFTIKPIDKDLIVKYAQKTKAIVTAENHNVIGGLGSAVAEVLSEHCPTPMKRIGVKEQFGQVGKLEYLKAFYQLTAKDIASAVEEVVELKKD, via the coding sequence ATGATCACAGCATCTAAAAACTATGAATTAGAAAGCGTAGAAATGCGCCAGGTGTATGCTAATACTCTAATGGAAATGGCTAAGGCGAATCCACAGGTAATTGGCTTAGAAGCAGATTTAATGAGCGCCATTTCAACGAATAAAATTATCAAGGAAATACCAAATCAAATAATCAATACTGGAATTATGGAAGCGAATATGATGGGAGTTGCCGCCGGCTTATCGTTAACAGGCAGAATTCCCTTTGTGCATACATTTGGTCAATTTGCTACTCGTCGTGCCTTCGATCAACTGTTCATTTCAGGTGCTTATGCTAAAACGAATATAAAAATATTAGGATCTGATTCAGGAGTAACGGCAGAGCATAATGGTGGTACACATATGGCTTTTGAAGATATCGGTCTAGTCAGGCTCATTCCAAATTGTCATGTTTATGAAGTAAGTGATTCTACTATGCTGCGCTACCTGCTTCAAAAGGTGGAAAAAGAGCATGGTATCCATTATATCCGCACCATCCGCAAAAACGCGGTAAAGCTTTACCCAGAAAATGAAGTCTTCGAAGCGGGAAAAGGGAAGCTTCTTCGTGAAGGGGAGGATGTAACGATTATTGCGAGCGGTATTATGGTGGCTGAATCATTAAAGGCAGCAGACATCCTTCAGCAAGAGGGAATCAAAGCAGCAGTTATTGATATGTTCACAATTAAACCAATTGATAAAGACTTAATTGTTAAGTACGCTCAAAAAACAAAAGCAATTGTTACTGCAGAAAATCATAATGTAATCGGCGGGCTAGGAAGTGCTGTGGCAGAGGTCTTAAGCGAGCACTGCCCAACACCAATGAAACGAATTGGCGTCAAAGAGCAATTCGGCCAGGTTGGTAAGCTTGAATATTTAAAAGCCTTTTATCAGTTAACAGCAAAGGATATTGCTAGTGCTGTTGAAGAAGTTGTTGAGTTAAAGAAAGATTAA
- a CDS encoding PTS sugar transporter subunit IIB: MKILAICGTGLGSSFMLEMNVQQILTELGINGIEVDHCDLSSATPDSADLFIAAKDIATGMGHLGEVIVIDSIIDMDGLRAKLQEVLQQKGLL; encoded by the coding sequence ATGAAAATATTAGCAATCTGTGGAACAGGATTAGGAAGCAGTTTTATGTTGGAGATGAACGTGCAGCAAATTTTGACAGAGCTTGGGATCAATGGGATTGAGGTAGATCATTGTGACCTTAGCTCAGCAACGCCAGATTCAGCAGATCTGTTTATAGCGGCAAAGGACATTGCCACAGGAATGGGCCATTTAGGTGAGGTTATTGTCATTGATAGCATCATAGATATGGATGGGCTACGGGCGAAACTACAAGAAGTCTTGCAACAAAAGGGCTTGCTGTAA
- a CDS encoding PTS ascorbate transporter subunit IIC codes for MGERILKLMMDILSQPAVLIALISLVGLIIQKKPTSEIVKGTTKTFLGFLVISAGAGIITQSLDPFGKMFQHAFNVTGVVPNNEAIVAVALNEFGSTTAFIMFFGMIANILIARFTRLKYIFLTGHHTLYMACMLAVILVVSGLKGIPLIIIGSLALGLIMAVFPAICQPIMRKITGNNNVGFGHFSSLGYVASGLIGKLVGKGSRSTEEINFPKGLGFLRDSSVTISLTMVILYVIIALFAGPSYVEQELSNGSHYLVFSVIQGVTFAAGVFIILSGVRLVLAEIVPAFKGISTKLVPNSKPALDCPIVFPYAPNAVLIGFFSSFAGGIVGMVILALTGSVIILPGVVPHFFTGATAGVFGNATGGVHGATVGSFVNGLLITFLPVFLMPVLGDLGFVSTTFSDADFAVSGVVLGNVAKSFGATGVTITVVGLVLLAVVFGFFKKNKDSNNSQKLGV; via the coding sequence ATGGGTGAAAGAATTCTCAAATTGATGATGGATATTTTGAGCCAACCAGCTGTCTTAATTGCATTAATTTCATTAGTAGGACTTATTATACAGAAAAAACCAACAAGTGAAATCGTGAAGGGGACAACTAAAACGTTTCTTGGCTTTCTTGTCATTTCAGCAGGCGCTGGAATCATAACTCAGTCGCTCGATCCGTTTGGAAAGATGTTTCAGCACGCCTTTAATGTAACAGGTGTTGTTCCGAATAACGAGGCGATTGTTGCAGTGGCACTTAACGAATTTGGCAGTACGACAGCCTTTATTATGTTCTTTGGCATGATTGCCAACATTTTAATTGCAAGGTTTACAAGGTTGAAATATATCTTTTTAACTGGTCATCATACATTATATATGGCATGTATGCTCGCTGTTATCTTAGTCGTTTCTGGTTTAAAAGGAATTCCCCTCATTATTATTGGTTCCCTTGCTCTAGGTTTAATCATGGCAGTGTTTCCTGCGATTTGTCAGCCGATTATGCGGAAAATTACAGGCAACAATAATGTTGGATTTGGCCATTTTTCGAGCTTAGGCTATGTTGCATCTGGTCTTATTGGAAAGCTTGTTGGAAAAGGATCGCGTTCAACAGAAGAGATTAACTTTCCAAAAGGATTAGGCTTCCTGCGCGATAGTTCTGTGACTATATCGTTAACGATGGTAATTCTTTATGTAATCATTGCGCTTTTTGCTGGTCCTTCCTATGTAGAGCAGGAACTAAGTAATGGCAGTCATTATCTTGTTTTCTCTGTTATTCAAGGTGTTACTTTTGCAGCAGGAGTATTTATCATCCTTTCAGGAGTTCGTCTTGTTTTAGCAGAAATCGTCCCAGCGTTTAAAGGGATTTCTACTAAACTAGTTCCGAATTCTAAGCCTGCCCTTGATTGTCCAATTGTGTTTCCATATGCACCAAATGCAGTGCTAATTGGATTCTTTTCAAGCTTTGCTGGCGGTATTGTCGGGATGGTCATTCTTGCTCTAACAGGCTCTGTTATCATCTTGCCAGGTGTAGTCCCGCATTTCTTTACTGGTGCAACAGCCGGTGTTTTTGGAAATGCAACAGGTGGGGTGCACGGAGCTACGGTCGGTTCTTTTGTTAATGGATTATTAATCACCTTCCTGCCTGTATTCTTAATGCCTGTACTTGGAGATTTAGGCTTCGTTAGCACAACATTTTCTGATGCTGACTTCGCCGTATCTGGAGTTGTTCTTGGAAATGTCGCTAAATCATTTGGCGCTACTGGTGTTACCATTACGGTTGTTGGTCTTGTCTTACTTGCTGTGGTATTTGGCTTTTTTAAGAAAAACAAAGACAGCAATAACTCACAAAAGCTTGGTGTTTAA
- a CDS encoding BglG family transcription antiterminator, with protein MMIDKRPALLLEYLLKVKSTTMNQVIEQTQLSKRQIAYDMDKINYWLKEKELPSIAYKGINYIQVPEEVVFHYKKQQTDNKEQAIFLTEEERLIFIYFYLFIRQEPISSVHLTQLLQVSKNTVISDVKKANEKNQPSLVEIRYSRQKGYHLSGTESDKRILLQHHVAKMLQVPYFSTIISYLGTDRTNPIQLGSIHGALTKIEKVFDLYFVEERLHQFAYFLIFYSYRLEEQKLIQFHHDEIELLKNDPMWLVAQELFHVLDLESDENELCYFTIQLLGLSLGSYSTQGSGRDLLFNLCEQLVFDFEYKAAIVFEKKDEVVQTLYQHLKPAYYRMKYRIPINNPLIKQIKNEHNELYTIVQELIQPIGLLLGINIPEEEIGFITIHFGALLAKPKQVMPKKKRAIVVCPSGVSSSLMVRHLVESLFSEITVEKTLSLQGYQKEDVNQYDLVFSTVEIESKLPCFYVKPLMTPNEKNSLVNAVYQQLFNIQYHDISLKELVQTIGRHANIYDEKGLTSALSQLTFHKKTDIQRRRNQPVLSDLLKEDTIQLVEQLPDWEEALKFAANPLLEKGTIESSYIEAMIANIKTLGPYVVLGPEVAIPHARPEMGVNQVGMSFLKLNEPVYILNDERYPVRLFFCIAASDNTTHLKALSQLTKLLSDKNNIEILKETESVESILQLFELYSEAV; from the coding sequence ATGATGATTGATAAACGACCTGCACTTTTACTTGAATATCTTTTAAAAGTGAAGAGTACAACTATGAATCAGGTTATCGAGCAAACTCAATTATCCAAACGGCAAATTGCCTATGATATGGATAAAATCAATTATTGGTTAAAGGAGAAAGAGCTTCCGAGTATTGCGTACAAAGGAATAAATTATATTCAAGTGCCAGAAGAGGTGGTGTTTCATTATAAAAAACAGCAAACAGATAATAAGGAACAAGCAATTTTTTTAACAGAAGAGGAACGTTTAATCTTCATTTATTTCTATTTGTTTATTCGGCAGGAACCTATTTCATCTGTGCACTTAACACAGCTTTTACAGGTTAGTAAAAATACAGTTATATCAGATGTGAAAAAGGCGAATGAAAAAAATCAGCCATCATTGGTCGAAATTCGATATTCCAGGCAGAAGGGCTACCATCTTTCTGGAACAGAGTCTGATAAGAGAATCCTTCTCCAGCATCATGTAGCTAAGATGCTGCAAGTTCCTTATTTTTCAACCATTATTAGTTATTTAGGTACCGACCGAACAAATCCAATTCAGTTAGGTTCCATTCACGGTGCTTTAACCAAAATAGAAAAGGTGTTTGATTTATATTTTGTGGAAGAAAGATTGCATCAATTTGCTTATTTTCTTATCTTCTATTCTTATCGGCTTGAAGAACAGAAATTAATTCAATTTCATCATGATGAAATCGAGTTATTAAAAAATGACCCTATGTGGTTAGTGGCACAGGAGTTATTTCACGTTCTTGACTTAGAGTCAGATGAAAATGAATTATGCTATTTTACGATTCAATTATTGGGTCTCTCATTAGGAAGTTATTCTACTCAAGGTAGCGGGAGGGACTTACTCTTCAACCTATGTGAACAGCTAGTATTTGATTTCGAATACAAAGCAGCCATTGTGTTTGAGAAAAAGGATGAAGTTGTTCAAACCTTGTATCAGCATTTAAAGCCAGCTTACTATCGAATGAAATATCGCATTCCGATAAATAATCCGTTAATCAAACAAATAAAAAATGAGCATAACGAGCTTTATACCATTGTGCAGGAGTTGATCCAGCCGATTGGCTTGCTATTAGGAATAAATATTCCCGAGGAAGAAATCGGTTTTATTACGATTCATTTTGGCGCATTATTAGCAAAACCAAAGCAAGTCATGCCGAAGAAAAAACGGGCGATTGTCGTATGTCCAAGTGGTGTTAGCTCGTCGTTAATGGTAAGACATCTTGTCGAGTCGCTTTTCTCAGAGATTACTGTCGAAAAAACCTTATCGTTACAAGGATACCAAAAAGAGGATGTTAATCAATACGATCTTGTTTTTTCGACAGTAGAGATCGAGTCAAAGCTGCCTTGCTTTTATGTTAAGCCATTAATGACGCCAAATGAAAAGAACAGCTTAGTTAATGCAGTATATCAGCAGCTTTTTAATATACAATACCACGATATATCTTTGAAAGAGCTTGTCCAAACAATTGGGCGGCATGCAAATATATATGATGAAAAGGGATTAACAAGTGCTTTAAGTCAACTAACTTTTCATAAAAAAACAGATATTCAAAGGAGGAGGAACCAACCTGTGTTAAGCGATTTATTAAAAGAAGATACAATTCAACTTGTCGAACAACTGCCCGATTGGGAGGAAGCTTTAAAATTTGCAGCAAATCCGTTGCTAGAAAAAGGCACAATTGAGTCCTCTTATATAGAAGCGATGATTGCCAATATTAAAACATTAGGTCCATATGTAGTACTTGGTCCGGAAGTTGCCATCCCGCATGCACGGCCGGAAATGGGAGTGAATCAAGTAGGGATGAGCTTTCTTAAGCTTAATGAGCCTGTATATATTTTAAATGATGAAAGGTACCCTGTCCGCTTGTTTTTCTGTATTGCGGCTAGCGATAATACCACACATCTTAAAGCACTTTCGCAATTGACGAAGCTGCTGAGCGATAAAAATAATATTGAAATATTAAAGGAAACAGAGTCAGTCGAGAGCATTCTTCAGTTATTCGAGCTATATTCGGAAGCGGTTTAA
- a CDS encoding MepB family protein, which produces MNEFYRALTFVNENFYAPNHLMIEDICEEAQNSEYGAGTFQLNTKSVRFRVAKTTPTKIGQFVAFWEKDEANKNQAYSYEQAPDLLIINTFTTNRFGQFIFPKDALLKQKILKTATTNGKMAIRVYPSWDKPVSKQAIKTQSWQLEYFIELSQDIPNHEFMRLFGH; this is translated from the coding sequence GTGAATGAATTTTATCGGGCACTAACCTTTGTTAACGAAAACTTTTATGCACCAAATCACTTAATGATAGAAGATATTTGTGAAGAAGCTCAAAATTCAGAGTACGGTGCAGGTACATTTCAGCTTAATACAAAATCAGTTAGATTTAGAGTCGCAAAGACAACACCAACAAAGATAGGCCAGTTTGTTGCCTTTTGGGAAAAAGATGAGGCAAATAAAAACCAAGCCTATTCCTATGAGCAGGCTCCCGATTTATTAATTATTAATACATTTACAACTAATAGATTTGGACAATTTATATTTCCAAAGGACGCCCTTCTTAAGCAAAAAATCCTCAAAACTGCCACAACAAACGGAAAAATGGCAATAAGAGTTTACCCTAGCTGGGATAAACCTGTCAGCAAACAAGCTATAAAAACACAATCATGGCAATTAGAATATTTTATTGAGTTGTCGCAAGATATACCAAATCATGAGTTTATGAGGCTATTTGGTCATTAA
- a CDS encoding MFS transporter, whose protein sequence is MNVNTKDTIQAKQQSAWLQEYIDSPDKQKQLYAKTLKVVVFSQMLGGAGLAAGVTVGALIAQDMLGTDSVSGIPTALLTLGSAGAALLIGRSSQRFGRRAGLAGGFLAGGLGAIGIILATLFSSLTLFFISLLIYGAGTASNLQARYAGTDLATSKQRATAASMALVSTTFGAVAGPNLVNVMGEFANSIGVPTLAGPFILSGTAFILAGLVLLIFLRPDPLIVATALANAQRKADTTGLKSYQDSSKLNKRGTIVGATIMVLTQLVMVAIMTMTPIHMQHHGHGLSEVGLVIGFHIGAMYFPSIVTGILVDKIGRIAMASVSGATLLASGIVAAFAPPSSMTMLILALVLLGLGWNFGLISGTALIIDSTHPSIRAKTQGSVDVLVALSGASGGALSGMVVAHSSYATLSIIGAILSLVLIPVVVWSHKSKSDINTASSSTSI, encoded by the coding sequence ATGAATGTTAATACAAAGGATACTATTCAAGCAAAACAGCAATCTGCTTGGTTGCAAGAATATATAGATTCACCTGATAAACAAAAACAGCTCTATGCAAAAACATTAAAAGTCGTAGTTTTTTCACAAATGCTTGGGGGAGCCGGACTGGCAGCCGGGGTAACGGTTGGCGCGTTAATCGCCCAGGATATGCTTGGAACAGACAGTGTATCAGGAATCCCCACTGCGCTACTCACTTTAGGATCTGCAGGTGCTGCCTTACTCATAGGTCGGTCTTCTCAGCGTTTTGGCCGGAGAGCAGGATTGGCAGGCGGGTTTCTTGCAGGCGGCCTTGGAGCAATCGGAATAATTCTCGCTACCCTGTTCAGCAGCCTAACCCTTTTCTTTATTTCCCTTCTTATTTACGGGGCAGGTACTGCTTCCAATTTGCAAGCCCGCTATGCAGGAACCGATTTGGCTACATCGAAGCAGCGTGCGACTGCAGCAAGCATGGCCTTGGTGTCAACAACCTTTGGAGCTGTAGCAGGTCCTAATTTGGTTAATGTTATGGGGGAATTTGCTAATTCGATTGGCGTACCAACACTGGCTGGTCCCTTTATATTATCAGGAACGGCATTTATCTTAGCTGGATTAGTTCTCTTAATCTTTCTTCGTCCAGATCCGTTAATTGTTGCGACAGCTTTAGCAAATGCTCAAAGGAAAGCTGATACAACTGGTTTAAAATCATATCAAGATAGTTCTAAATTGAACAAACGAGGAACAATCGTGGGGGCTACCATTATGGTGCTGACCCAACTAGTGATGGTAGCCATTATGACCATGACACCAATACACATGCAGCACCATGGTCATGGACTAAGCGAGGTAGGATTGGTTATAGGATTCCATATTGGTGCTATGTACTTCCCTTCTATTGTGACAGGCATCCTAGTTGATAAAATCGGGCGCATTGCGATGGCCTCAGTCTCTGGTGCTACCCTTCTCGCTTCTGGTATTGTAGCAGCTTTTGCTCCGCCAAGCTCAATGACAATGCTTATCTTGGCATTAGTACTGCTTGGACTTGGCTGGAACTTTGGTTTAATAAGTGGTACAGCTCTCATAATCGATTCAACTCATCCTTCTATTCGTGCAAAGACACAAGGTTCTGTTGATGTCTTAGTAGCATTATCCGGGGCTTCCGGCGGAGCGTTATCAGGAATGGTTGTCGCTCATTCCAGTTATGCAACACTGTCCATTATTGGGGCCATTTTATCACTGGTACTTATACCAGTAGTTGTTTGGTCGCATAAAAGCAAAAGTGATATAAATACTGCTTCTAGTTCCACAAGTATTTAA
- a CDS encoding transketolase: protein MSEDIQKLELFRDEIRLKTLKELNHLGFGHYGGSLSIVETLAVLYGEVMRIDPENPNWDERDYFILSKGHGGPSLYATLAAKGYFPEELLYTLNQNGTKLPSHPDKNLTPGVDMTTGSLGQGISAAVGVALSHKLANKGNYTYCIVGDGELNEGQCWEAFQFAAHHKLNQLVVFVDDNKKQLDGLTKDIIDPLDFVEKFNAFGFYAMQIDGASVKEIYEAIEKGKAQNDKPIAIILDTVKGQGVPYLEEKADNHHIRPSEADEAAILSAVAELEMKLEKGVN, encoded by the coding sequence ATGAGTGAGGATATACAGAAGTTGGAGCTTTTCCGAGATGAGATACGCTTAAAAACATTAAAAGAGTTAAACCATTTGGGTTTTGGCCATTATGGCGGAAGCTTGTCCATTGTTGAAACGTTGGCCGTATTATATGGAGAAGTGATGAGGATAGATCCTGAAAATCCAAACTGGGATGAGCGAGATTATTTTATTCTATCAAAAGGCCATGGTGGACCGAGTTTATATGCAACCTTAGCGGCAAAAGGCTATTTCCCTGAAGAGCTTTTGTATACGCTAAATCAAAATGGAACGAAGCTGCCTTCACATCCAGACAAAAATTTAACACCAGGTGTTGATATGACAACAGGCTCTCTCGGGCAAGGAATCTCAGCGGCTGTTGGAGTAGCTCTGTCTCATAAACTAGCTAATAAAGGCAACTACACGTATTGCATTGTGGGAGATGGCGAATTAAACGAAGGACAGTGCTGGGAGGCATTTCAATTTGCAGCACATCATAAGCTGAATCAGCTTGTAGTATTTGTGGATGATAATAAAAAACAGCTAGACGGATTAACGAAGGATATTATTGATCCACTGGATTTCGTAGAGAAATTTAATGCCTTTGGTTTTTATGCCATGCAAATCGACGGTGCCTCTGTAAAAGAAATCTATGAAGCAATCGAAAAAGGAAAAGCGCAAAATGATAAGCCGATTGCGATTATTTTAGATACAGTCAAAGGGCAAGGAGTGCCTTATTTAGAGGAGAAGGCTGATAACCATCATATCCGTCCAAGTGAAGCAGATGAAGCAGCAATTTTAAGTGCAGTTGCAGAATTAGAAATGAAACTTGAAAAGGGTGTGAACTGA
- a CDS encoding MBL fold metallo-hydrolase produces the protein MKITQIRNATIIVEYAGKKILIDPMLAKKNTYPAFPNTIRQDQGNPSVDLPMSVNDIISGVDAIILTHLHLDHFDDAAKELLPKEIKMFVQNQNDAEQVKSFGFQEVEVLTKDTVFEGIQLIKTTGEHGRGEKLLELMGEVCGVVLKQPTEKTLYIAGDTVWYNGIQQELDTHKPDIIVVNGGDNQIIGFGSLIMGKDDIYEMYKAAPQSKIISVHMEAVNHWGLARAELKTFINDKGISDHILVPDDGESYIF, from the coding sequence ATGAAAATTACACAAATCCGAAATGCAACTATTATAGTGGAATATGCAGGGAAAAAAATCTTAATTGACCCAATGCTAGCAAAGAAAAATACCTATCCAGCATTTCCAAATACAATTAGACAGGACCAAGGAAATCCTTCTGTAGATTTACCGATGTCTGTTAACGATATTATCAGTGGAGTAGATGCCATTATCCTAACACATCTTCATTTAGACCATTTTGATGATGCTGCTAAGGAACTTTTGCCAAAGGAGATAAAAATGTTTGTACAGAACCAAAATGATGCTGAACAAGTGAAAAGCTTTGGTTTTCAAGAGGTAGAAGTGTTAACAAAAGATACAGTATTTGAAGGTATTCAATTGATAAAAACAACGGGGGAACACGGCAGAGGAGAAAAGCTTTTAGAATTGATGGGTGAGGTTTGTGGTGTTGTATTGAAGCAGCCTACTGAAAAAACTCTATATATAGCAGGTGACACTGTCTGGTATAATGGTATTCAACAAGAACTCGATACACATAAACCTGATATTATCGTTGTTAACGGTGGAGATAATCAGATAATAGGGTTTGGTTCTCTTATCATGGGTAAAGATGATATTTACGAAATGTATAAAGCAGCCCCACAATCTAAAATTATTTCTGTTCATATGGAAGCAGTTAACCATTGGGGGTTAGCAAGAGCAGAGTTAAAAACCTTTATTAATGACAAAGGAATATCCGATCATATTTTAGTTCCAGATGATGGCGAATCCTACATTTTTTAA
- a CDS encoding Lrp/AsnC family transcriptional regulator encodes MLDQTDKLILEELSNNSRITMKELGERVHLTGQAAAARVAKLEDNGVIEKYTIQVNQKELGCWVHAWITIFTKSTSHQPYLSFIAEQKNYVLTNYKISGDGCYLLESRFPSNEVLDQFLTDLNKHVNYKVSIVINKL; translated from the coding sequence ATGTTAGATCAAACAGATAAGCTTATCCTAGAAGAATTATCAAATAACAGCCGAATTACAATGAAAGAATTAGGCGAGCGAGTCCATTTAACTGGTCAAGCAGCAGCAGCCAGAGTCGCTAAATTAGAGGATAATGGAGTTATCGAAAAATATACCATCCAAGTGAATCAAAAGGAATTAGGCTGCTGGGTGCATGCCTGGATTACAATTTTTACAAAAAGTACATCGCATCAGCCTTATCTTTCTTTTATAGCAGAACAAAAAAACTATGTATTAACGAATTACAAAATCAGCGGAGATGGTTGTTATCTTTTAGAAAGCAGATTTCCCTCCAATGAAGTACTAGATCAGTTTTTAACAGATTTAAATAAGCATGTAAATTATAAAGTTTCCATTGTAATTAATAAGTTGTAG